A stretch of the Clostridiales bacterium genome encodes the following:
- the lepA gene encoding translation elongation factor 4, with amino-acid sequence MADDMRKIRNFCIVAHIDHGKSTLADRILETTGVFEQREMVDQILDSMELERERGITIKSKAVHMKYRAEDGQEYILNLIDTPGHVDFTYEVSRALAACEGALLVVDATQGIEAQTLANVYMALEHNLETIPVINKIDLPSARPEEVRREIEDVIGLDASYAPCISAKTGQNIKDVLEAVVHHIPAPEGDPSAPLQALIFDAFYDNYRGAICFIRIKEGTIRPGMKMRLMSTGTEFDIVEVGHFTPGYTPCDALQAGDVGYVSASIKDVRDTRVGDTITDAARPAESPLPGYRHVTPMVYCGIYPADGADYPALKDALEKLRMNDASLSFEPETSVALGYGFRCGFLGLLHMDIITTRLEREFDLDLVTTAPSVIYRVIKTNGAELMIDNPTNLPPVGEIACMEEPFVHATIYTPQDSVGTLMELCQDKRGIFLDMQYEGSRVKLNYDMPLNEIIFDFFDQVKSRSRGYASFDYELKDYRESDLVKLDILLNGEICDAFSIIVHRDKAYARGRGIAEKLKDVIPRQMFEIPIQAAIGGKVIARETVKAVRKDVLAKCYGGDITRKKKLLEKQKEGKKRMRQFGTVQVPSEAFLAVLKMD; translated from the coding sequence ATGGCGGATGATATGCGGAAAATCCGCAATTTCTGTATCGTCGCGCATATCGATCACGGAAAAAGCACGCTGGCAGACCGGATTCTGGAAACAACCGGCGTTTTTGAGCAACGCGAAATGGTGGATCAGATCCTGGACAGCATGGAACTGGAACGTGAACGCGGAATCACCATTAAGAGCAAAGCCGTTCATATGAAATACCGGGCGGAAGACGGGCAGGAATATATCCTGAATCTGATCGATACCCCCGGGCACGTGGACTTTACATACGAAGTCAGCCGTGCCCTGGCCGCATGTGAAGGCGCCCTGCTGGTCGTGGACGCAACCCAGGGTATTGAAGCCCAGACACTGGCCAATGTGTACATGGCCCTGGAGCACAACCTGGAAACCATACCGGTCATCAACAAGATTGACCTGCCTTCCGCACGCCCGGAAGAAGTCCGCCGGGAGATCGAGGACGTCATCGGGCTGGATGCCAGCTATGCCCCGTGTATTTCCGCCAAAACAGGTCAGAATATCAAAGACGTCCTGGAAGCGGTTGTCCATCATATTCCGGCACCGGAAGGCGATCCGTCCGCCCCGCTTCAGGCGCTGATTTTCGACGCGTTCTATGACAATTACCGCGGCGCGATCTGCTTCATCCGGATCAAGGAAGGCACCATCCGTCCCGGCATGAAAATGCGCCTGATGTCCACAGGTACCGAGTTTGACATCGTGGAAGTCGGTCACTTTACCCCGGGATATACCCCGTGCGATGCCCTCCAGGCCGGCGATGTCGGCTACGTATCCGCATCCATCAAGGACGTCCGTGATACCCGGGTGGGTGATACCATCACGGATGCCGCCCGGCCCGCCGAATCGCCCCTGCCCGGATACCGGCATGTAACCCCAATGGTATACTGTGGAATCTACCCTGCCGACGGGGCTGACTATCCTGCGCTGAAGGATGCGCTGGAAAAGCTTCGCATGAATGATGCTTCCCTTTCCTTCGAACCGGAGACTTCCGTCGCGCTCGGCTACGGATTCCGCTGCGGTTTCCTCGGCCTGCTTCACATGGATATTATTACTACCCGGCTGGAGCGTGAGTTTGACCTGGATCTGGTCACCACAGCTCCCAGCGTTATTTACCGTGTGATTAAAACCAACGGCGCGGAGCTCATGATCGATAATCCGACGAACCTGCCGCCTGTCGGAGAAATTGCCTGCATGGAAGAGCCTTTTGTACATGCCACGATCTATACCCCCCAGGATTCCGTCGGAACACTGATGGAACTCTGCCAGGACAAGCGCGGCATCTTCCTGGATATGCAGTATGAAGGAAGCCGGGTCAAACTCAACTATGACATGCCCCTGAACGAGATCATTTTCGACTTCTTTGATCAGGTCAAAAGCCGCAGCCGCGGTTATGCTTCCTTTGATTATGAACTGAAGGATTATCGGGAAAGCGATCTGGTCAAGCTGGATATCCTGCTGAACGGCGAGATCTGCGACGCGTTCTCCATCATTGTCCACCGCGATAAGGCCTATGCCCGCGGCCGCGGAATCGCGGAAAAGCTGAAGGATGTGATCCCGCGGCAGATGTTTGAAATTCCGATCCAGGCCGCCATCGGCGGAAAAGTCATCGCACGTGAAACCGTCAAGGCCGTTCGGAAGGACGTTCTGGCCAAGTGCTACGGCGGTGATATTACCCGGAAAAAGAAGCTGTTGGAAAAGCAGAAGGAAGGCAAAAAGCGGATGCGGCAGTTCGGTACCGTCCAGGTCCCCAGCGAAGCTTTCCTTGCCGTGCTGAAAATGGACTGA
- a CDS encoding DUF1273 family protein has product MRIPRCETARVEQNTVCFTGHRQIDRESVPEIRQRLKSAIHRCYEQGARWFICGGALGFDTLAAEEVLAFRTDHPDIGLFLAIPCADQSSHWSVSDRRRYERIRNSADDELVLAPSYFKGCMHVRNRFMVRHSSICICYLREFEGGTGYTVRYALSASRDVINLYPDLSSPALMKEQLWNCTFTSPSVSGSAHTVRSLRFPAAAGRKWSVTSLRFSRKHSSGSTK; this is encoded by the coding sequence ATGAGAATTCCACGATGCGAAACCGCGCGGGTTGAACAGAATACGGTATGTTTTACCGGCCACCGCCAGATTGACCGGGAATCTGTGCCGGAAATCCGGCAGCGCCTGAAATCCGCCATTCACCGGTGCTATGAGCAGGGAGCCCGCTGGTTTATCTGCGGCGGAGCTCTGGGTTTTGACACGCTGGCTGCGGAAGAAGTGCTTGCCTTCCGCACGGATCATCCGGATATCGGTCTGTTTCTGGCCATTCCATGTGCAGACCAGTCCTCGCACTGGTCCGTTTCCGACCGGCGCAGGTATGAGCGGATCCGGAATTCCGCCGACGATGAACTGGTCCTGGCTCCTTCCTATTTCAAGGGATGCATGCATGTCCGGAACCGGTTCATGGTCCGGCATTCTTCAATCTGTATCTGTTATCTCAGAGAGTTTGAAGGCGGTACCGGTTATACGGTCCGGTATGCGCTTTCCGCTTCGCGGGATGTCATCAACCTGTATCCGGATCTTTCTTCCCCGGCCCTGATGAAGGAGCAGTTATGGAACTGTACATTCACATCCCCTTCTGTGTCCGGAAGTGCACATACTGTTCGTTCGCTTCGTTTTCCGGCTGCAGCCGGCCGGAAATGGAGCGTTACCTCCTTGCGCTTCTCACGGAAGCACAGCTCCGGCAGCACGAAATAA
- the hemW gene encoding radical SAM family heme chaperone HemW yields the protein MERYLLALLTEAQLRQHEISEPIETVYIGGGTPSLVPAGMLCSFLSELKTILDLSRVDEFSVEANPGTVTPAWLDAAVSHGINRISFGMQAFQDSILQTLGRIHRSGDVAASVKAARDAGLENISLDLMFGIPGQTIADWEETVRFALSLHPDHISAYGLIPEEGTPLSAQLDSGILELPDPDLERDMYDLCIRLLAENGFEQYEISNFSRPGFACRHNIGYWDQVPYLGLGLAAASMLRPAVLPKDVFSIRTTNPDTFPEYYRLIHSPASPAPEESISLAEARFETVMLSLRMTAGMNRKRFRELHGAPPEAFYGDILGRLASQNLLVLKDDSWRLTRRGMDIQNSILLEFMEDRA from the coding sequence ATGGAGCGTTACCTCCTTGCGCTTCTCACGGAAGCACAGCTCCGGCAGCACGAAATAAGTGAACCGATCGAAACCGTTTATATCGGCGGAGGGACCCCCTCCCTGGTTCCGGCCGGTATGCTTTGTTCATTTCTTTCAGAACTGAAGACAATACTGGATCTTTCCCGGGTTGATGAATTCAGTGTGGAAGCCAATCCGGGCACCGTAACCCCTGCCTGGCTGGACGCAGCCGTCTCCCATGGCATCAACCGCATTTCCTTTGGAATGCAGGCATTCCAGGATTCCATTCTGCAGACGCTTGGGCGGATTCACCGCTCCGGGGATGTGGCTGCATCGGTAAAAGCAGCCCGGGATGCCGGTCTGGAAAACATCAGTCTTGACCTGATGTTCGGAATTCCAGGCCAGACCATTGCAGACTGGGAGGAGACCGTTCGCTTTGCTTTATCCCTTCATCCGGATCACATCAGCGCATACGGCCTGATTCCGGAGGAAGGAACGCCCCTGTCTGCACAGCTGGATTCCGGCATCCTGGAACTGCCGGATCCGGATCTGGAGCGGGATATGTATGACCTTTGTATCCGTCTTCTGGCCGAAAACGGTTTTGAGCAGTATGAGATCTCCAATTTTTCCCGGCCCGGATTTGCATGCCGGCATAATATCGGTTACTGGGACCAGGTTCCGTACCTGGGGCTCGGGCTGGCCGCCGCTTCGATGCTGCGCCCGGCCGTTCTGCCAAAGGATGTGTTCAGTATCCGAACGACGAATCCGGATACCTTTCCTGAGTATTACCGGCTGATCCATTCTCCGGCTTCTCCCGCTCCCGAAGAGTCAATCTCCCTTGCGGAAGCCCGTTTTGAAACCGTAATGCTGTCCCTGCGCATGACGGCCGGTATGAACCGGAAGCGTTTCCGGGAACTGCATGGTGCACCACCGGAAGCCTTCTACGGAGATATACTCGGGCGCCTTGCATCCCAAAACCTCCTGGTCCTGAAAGATGACAGCTGGCGCCTGACGCGGCGCGGGATGGATATTCAGAACAGCATCCTGCTGGAATTTATGGAAGACAGGGCGTGA
- the ppk1 gene encoding polyphosphate kinase 1, with protein MLNCFTNRELSWLEFNHRVLMNASNPLVPLCERLNFFSIFQSNLDEFFMVRIGSLHDQKLLDDGSRENKTGMRPSSQIEAALAKIRSICRERDEVYNVLMDDLASQGIRTVRFSDISNEAEEQLGKLFHSDVLPYLSRFMITRKEDFPFLKNREIYAIAVLKSRDGAVRVAVIPCAGTVLPRLIRVPGEEGRFILLEEFILHYVPTLFPEEKVIGKSLARITRNADIDADAVYDEDLNYRDHMAEIIRMRKRLCPVRMELSRQIDTAIVDRLREYMGLSASQVFEYDTPLELSFLYQFSDMLRGRADLFYPPRSSRKLAVPDETDPSMIGMIKRGDVLIHYPYDSFNTFLRLLREAAVNPCVTAIRMTLYRVARNSKVAEVLEEAAENGKQVEVFVELKARFDEENNIEWSRRLESAGCRVIYGIEHIKVHSKLCLISLRNDDGGEEYITQIGTGNYNENTSRIYTDLCLMTYNQQIGWDGRMVFDALTQGETIRHAETLLVSPNDMQVPLMKLIDEQIRKGRNGRIRLKLNSLTDKELMDKLIEASQAGVSIRMVIRGISCLLPGIPGMTENIQIISIVGRYLEHSRIYLFGEGEETKAFISSADWMTRNMSRRVEIACPVLHRPHIEMLSRIMETCLSDTEQSWELESTGAYRKRNDPGKPYCDAQDAFHDPSFTPCLP; from the coding sequence ATGCTGAACTGCTTTACCAACCGTGAACTCAGCTGGCTCGAATTCAACCATCGGGTGCTGATGAACGCAAGCAATCCGCTGGTTCCGCTGTGTGAACGGCTGAATTTCTTTTCAATTTTCCAGTCGAACCTGGATGAGTTCTTCATGGTACGGATCGGCAGCCTGCACGACCAGAAACTGCTGGATGACGGCAGCCGGGAGAATAAGACCGGAATGCGCCCATCCAGCCAGATTGAGGCGGCCCTGGCCAAAATCCGAAGTATCTGCCGGGAACGGGATGAAGTCTACAATGTACTGATGGACGACCTGGCATCCCAGGGAATCCGGACAGTCCGGTTTTCTGATATTTCCAATGAAGCGGAAGAGCAGCTGGGAAAGCTGTTCCATTCAGATGTTCTGCCTTATCTTTCACGGTTTATGATTACCCGGAAAGAAGATTTTCCGTTTCTGAAGAATCGGGAAATCTACGCAATTGCTGTCCTGAAATCACGGGATGGAGCCGTCCGTGTTGCCGTCATTCCATGCGCGGGGACGGTTCTGCCCAGGCTGATCCGGGTACCCGGTGAAGAAGGTCGGTTTATCCTGCTGGAGGAATTTATCCTGCACTATGTGCCTACGCTTTTTCCGGAAGAAAAGGTGATCGGGAAAAGCCTGGCCCGGATTACCCGGAACGCGGATATTGATGCGGATGCGGTATATGATGAAGACCTGAATTACCGGGATCATATGGCGGAAATCATCCGTATGCGGAAACGGCTCTGTCCTGTACGGATGGAACTCAGCCGCCAGATTGATACGGCCATTGTGGACCGCTTGCGGGAATACATGGGACTGAGCGCAAGCCAGGTGTTTGAATATGACACACCGCTGGAACTCTCGTTCCTGTATCAGTTCAGTGATATGCTGAGGGGAAGAGCTGATCTGTTTTACCCGCCGCGGTCATCCCGGAAGCTGGCGGTACCGGATGAAACGGATCCTTCCATGATCGGAATGATCAAACGGGGCGATGTGCTGATTCACTATCCCTATGACAGCTTCAACACCTTTCTGCGGCTGCTGCGCGAAGCGGCCGTGAATCCGTGCGTCACCGCCATTCGGATGACGCTGTACCGCGTAGCCCGGAACAGCAAGGTTGCCGAGGTGCTGGAGGAAGCGGCGGAAAACGGGAAGCAGGTTGAAGTTTTTGTTGAACTGAAAGCCCGGTTTGATGAGGAAAACAATATTGAATGGAGCCGCCGCCTGGAAAGCGCCGGCTGCCGGGTGATATACGGGATTGAGCATATCAAGGTTCACAGCAAGCTCTGCCTGATCAGCCTCCGGAACGATGACGGCGGGGAAGAATATATAACCCAGATCGGAACGGGTAATTACAATGAAAACACCAGCCGGATCTATACGGATCTGTGCCTGATGACATACAACCAGCAGATCGGCTGGGACGGACGGATGGTTTTTGACGCCCTGACCCAGGGAGAGACCATCCGCCATGCAGAAACGCTGCTGGTATCCCCGAACGATATGCAGGTTCCCCTGATGAAACTGATTGACGAACAGATCCGGAAAGGCCGGAACGGCAGGATCCGGCTGAAACTGAACAGCCTGACCGATAAGGAACTGATGGACAAGCTGATTGAAGCCAGCCAGGCCGGCGTCAGCATTCGGATGGTGATCCGCGGAATCAGCTGCCTGCTGCCGGGTATACCCGGAATGACAGAAAATATACAGATCATCAGCATTGTAGGCCGTTATCTGGAGCATTCCCGGATTTACCTGTTCGGAGAAGGGGAAGAGACAAAAGCGTTTATATCCAGTGCGGACTGGATGACGCGGAATATGAGCCGGCGGGTGGAAATCGCCTGCCCTGTGCTGCACAGGCCGCATATTGAAATGCTGAGCCGGATTATGGAAACCTGCCTGAGTGATACAGAACAGTCATGGGAGCTGGAAAGTACAGGAGCTTACCGGAAGAGGAACGATCCGGGAAAGCCGTACTGTGACGCACAGGATGCTTTTCATGATCCGTCCTTCACGCCCTGTCTTCCATAA
- the recG gene encoding ATP-dependent DNA helicase RecG produces the protein MELTDLEGIGPVRAEALRAVGILSLRDLLYTLPVRYEDHSTVYPCATRQEGPVMVRGSFPESLKLSYFHGLSHVTGTIADTSGKMPVCWFNEPWMAKNIRPGDEITLYGRVNIKNNRRMLQNPVIVTETGWAPIYRAVRQIPAASFRKLIRMALDSVDDCCPETLPDEFRLRYRLCELNFAIRQAHFPSNEANLKIARRRLAFEGILVYLLYVSMNGSHRKPAVPLQTPDDAPESYWKLLPFPPTSAQNRVLCEIASDLRKDTAMARLVQGDVGCGKTAVAFGAIYMACRAGVQACMMAPTEILAEQHYRNAKTILEPAGITCRLLTGSTKAKERKAILGELESGSCQAVFGTHALISRDVKYHQLGLVITDEQHRFGVNQRSGLEEKGTGETGTAPHVLVMSATPIPRTLSLILYGDLDLSIIDELPAGRTAVRTRMVPEEKRAAMYAFLRREVLKGRQAYVVCPMVEDSEKTDGVRSAKAVYEQLKSNELQNLNIALTWGEQRTEDKEKAIRGFMDGSSQVLVSTTVIEVGVNNPNATVMVIENAERFGLSQLHQLRGRVGRGTEESWCFLLSDATDKLQILCSTNDGFEISRKDLELRGPGDLIGTRQSGDAAGPFAGGDARLLDEVAQTVRELHRDPSMAGILERLEAYAQAYFEKDGHQIAVN, from the coding sequence ATGGAACTGACAGACCTGGAAGGCATCGGCCCGGTACGTGCTGAAGCATTACGCGCAGTGGGGATTCTCTCATTGCGCGATTTATTGTATACGCTTCCGGTCCGGTATGAAGATCACAGTACCGTTTATCCGTGTGCAACCCGGCAGGAAGGACCGGTTATGGTCCGCGGATCATTCCCGGAATCCCTGAAACTCAGTTATTTCCACGGCCTTTCCCACGTTACCGGTACGATTGCCGACACATCCGGGAAAATGCCGGTGTGCTGGTTCAATGAACCCTGGATGGCGAAAAATATCCGTCCGGGGGATGAAATTACGCTTTACGGGCGTGTGAATATCAAAAACAACCGGAGAATGCTGCAGAATCCCGTGATCGTGACGGAAACGGGATGGGCACCCATATACCGTGCGGTAAGGCAGATACCGGCAGCATCCTTCCGGAAACTGATCCGGATGGCACTGGACAGTGTGGATGACTGCTGTCCGGAAACACTGCCGGATGAATTCCGTCTGCGGTACCGGCTGTGTGAACTGAATTTTGCAATCCGTCAGGCGCATTTTCCATCGAATGAAGCGAACCTGAAAATAGCCCGCCGGAGGCTTGCCTTTGAGGGAATACTGGTATATCTGCTGTATGTGTCCATGAACGGAAGCCACCGGAAGCCGGCGGTTCCGCTGCAGACTCCAGACGATGCCCCCGAATCATACTGGAAGCTTCTTCCGTTTCCGCCCACTTCGGCCCAGAACCGGGTGCTCTGTGAGATTGCATCCGACCTGCGGAAGGATACGGCCATGGCACGGCTGGTTCAGGGGGATGTGGGCTGCGGAAAGACCGCAGTTGCCTTTGGCGCCATATACATGGCATGCAGGGCTGGAGTTCAGGCCTGTATGATGGCCCCGACTGAAATCCTGGCGGAGCAGCATTACCGGAATGCAAAAACAATCCTGGAGCCTGCCGGTATCACATGCCGGCTGCTGACCGGAAGCACAAAAGCAAAGGAACGCAAAGCAATCCTGGGCGAACTGGAAAGCGGAAGCTGCCAGGCGGTCTTTGGCACCCATGCACTGATCAGCAGGGATGTAAAATATCATCAGCTGGGGCTGGTGATTACGGATGAGCAGCATCGGTTCGGGGTGAACCAGCGGTCCGGACTGGAAGAAAAAGGAACCGGGGAAACCGGTACGGCACCGCATGTGCTGGTGATGTCCGCAACCCCGATCCCCCGGACATTGTCGCTGATCCTTTACGGGGATCTGGACCTTTCGATTATTGATGAGCTGCCGGCCGGAAGAACGGCTGTTCGGACACGGATGGTACCGGAAGAAAAGCGGGCAGCGATGTATGCGTTTCTTCGGCGCGAAGTTCTCAAGGGACGGCAGGCATATGTCGTCTGCCCGATGGTGGAGGACAGTGAGAAAACCGACGGTGTACGGAGCGCCAAGGCGGTCTATGAACAGCTGAAAAGCAACGAACTGCAGAACCTGAATATTGCCCTGACGTGGGGAGAACAAAGAACTGAGGATAAGGAAAAAGCCATACGCGGGTTTATGGACGGAAGCAGCCAGGTCCTGGTTTCCACCACCGTGATTGAGGTGGGGGTCAATAATCCGAACGCAACGGTCATGGTGATTGAAAACGCGGAAAGATTCGGCCTCAGCCAGCTGCATCAGCTGCGGGGGCGGGTTGGCCGCGGAACGGAGGAAAGCTGGTGTTTCCTGCTTTCAGATGCGACGGATAAGCTGCAGATCCTGTGCAGCACCAATGACGGGTTTGAAATTTCCAGGAAGGACCTTGAACTGCGTGGGCCCGGCGACCTGATCGGGACCCGGCAGTCCGGGGACGCAGCCGGACCGTTTGCCGGCGGCGATGCACGGTTGCTGGACGAAGTGGCGCAGACCGTGCGGGAGCTTCACCGTGATCCGTCCATGGCCGGAATCCTTGAACGGCTGGAAGCGTACGCGCAGGCTTATTTTGAAAAAGACGGTCATCAGATTGCAGTGAACTGA
- a CDS encoding DAK2 domain-containing protein has translation MIQFKTIDGLLLRDMVMAGTALLEKNREAVDALNVFPVPDGDTGTNMSLTMQSATREVNSKEFLRADEAANALAKGALKGARGNSGVITSQLLRGFAKAVSGIEKITPVQFAEALGKGAEMAYKAVMKPKEGTILTVARVVAEDAMKQAANDPEDYDKLFNVILKSGEAILKKTPDMLPALKQAGVVDSGGRGLLLIYQGYAAVLRGEDISMAETGMENDSIADSDDCHDLSKELTYSYCVNFTLSRFREDCDEHDLDSFRRRLNRIGDNVSVSGDLTKAEVHVHTDNPGSALEYGIELAEISEIRIDNLAEMKRAYDAENGTAQPAEEAEPAAPAEPEKKYGFVAVSLGAGFSQFFHDLSVDQIVEGGQTMNPSVDDLLNAVNQVPAQCVFILPNNGNVIFAANQAAELSKKDVRVIPTKNVAMGIAAAIAFQNDLEPDENVARMDEASQHVKTGMVTYAIRDSEYNGIEIKQGDIIGLHNGKIEFSGSSIQEVVTEMMKNIVTDEDELITVYYGADVKEEDAKDLADAIEQEYDFCDVECHNGGQPLYYYLISVE, from the coding sequence TTGATTCAGTTTAAGACAATTGACGGCCTCCTGCTGCGCGATATGGTGATGGCCGGCACAGCACTGCTGGAAAAGAACCGTGAAGCGGTGGATGCCCTGAACGTTTTCCCTGTGCCGGACGGTGATACCGGTACAAATATGTCCCTGACCATGCAGTCTGCCACCCGGGAAGTGAACAGCAAGGAATTCCTCCGGGCGGATGAGGCGGCAAACGCCCTGGCCAAGGGAGCGCTGAAAGGCGCACGCGGCAACTCGGGTGTAATCACAAGCCAGCTGCTGCGCGGTTTTGCAAAAGCGGTGAGCGGAATTGAAAAGATTACTCCGGTTCAGTTTGCCGAGGCGCTGGGGAAAGGTGCCGAGATGGCCTATAAGGCCGTGATGAAGCCCAAGGAAGGCACAATCCTGACGGTTGCCCGCGTGGTTGCTGAGGATGCCATGAAACAGGCGGCCAACGATCCGGAAGATTACGACAAACTGTTCAATGTGATCCTGAAGAGCGGCGAGGCCATTCTGAAGAAAACACCTGATATGCTTCCGGCCCTGAAACAGGCCGGTGTTGTGGACTCCGGCGGACGCGGATTGCTGCTGATTTATCAGGGGTATGCTGCTGTACTCCGCGGCGAAGATATCAGCATGGCGGAAACCGGGATGGAAAATGACAGCATTGCGGATTCCGATGACTGCCATGACCTGAGTAAGGAACTTACGTATTCCTACTGTGTCAATTTCACGCTTTCCAGATTCCGGGAGGACTGTGACGAGCATGACCTGGACTCCTTCCGCCGCCGCCTGAACCGGATCGGCGACAATGTATCGGTCAGCGGTGACCTGACAAAAGCCGAGGTGCACGTCCATACGGACAATCCCGGTTCTGCGCTGGAATACGGTATTGAACTGGCGGAGATCTCCGAAATCCGGATTGACAACCTGGCGGAAATGAAACGGGCATATGATGCGGAAAACGGAACAGCACAGCCGGCTGAGGAAGCAGAACCGGCAGCGCCTGCTGAACCTGAAAAGAAATACGGATTTGTGGCGGTTTCCCTGGGCGCCGGTTTTTCCCAGTTCTTCCATGACCTGAGTGTGGACCAGATTGTGGAAGGCGGACAGACGATGAATCCGTCGGTGGATGACCTGCTGAATGCGGTCAATCAGGTGCCAGCCCAGTGTGTGTTTATCCTGCCGAACAACGGAAACGTGATTTTCGCAGCCAACCAGGCAGCCGAACTGAGCAAGAAGGATGTCCGCGTGATTCCGACAAAGAATGTCGCGATGGGCATTGCGGCAGCGATTGCGTTCCAGAATGACCTGGAACCGGACGAGAATGTGGCCCGGATGGATGAAGCCTCCCAGCATGTCAAAACCGGCATGGTGACTTACGCGATCCGGGACAGTGAGTATAATGGGATTGAAATCAAGCAGGGCGACATTATCGGTCTGCACAACGGCAAGATTGAATTTTCCGGTTCGTCCATCCAGGAAGTCGTGACTGAAATGATGAAAAACATTGTGACCGACGAGGATGAACTGATCACTGTCTACTATGGGGCAGATGTGAAGGAAGAGGACGCAAAGGATCTTGCAGACGCCATTGAGCAGGAATATGATTTCTGCGATGTGGAATGCCATAACGGAGGCCAGCCGCTGTACTACTATCTGATCTCCGTGGAGTAA
- a CDS encoding Asp23/Gls24 family envelope stress response protein, with the protein MECKIKNDYGTIYIAEDVMLKVVGYAALECYGIVAMSGKRATDGISEWLGRENLSKGVQIRNVGDMLDVDLFIIVEYGISISEVCKTIVETVRYKLESMTGVKVRKISISVEGIRI; encoded by the coding sequence ATGGAATGCAAAATCAAGAATGATTACGGCACAATCTATATTGCGGAAGACGTCATGCTGAAGGTTGTCGGCTATGCTGCCCTGGAATGCTACGGGATTGTGGCAATGTCCGGTAAGCGGGCAACAGACGGGATTTCTGAATGGCTGGGACGGGAAAACCTGTCCAAGGGCGTCCAGATCCGGAATGTCGGCGATATGCTTGATGTGGATCTTTTTATCATTGTCGAATACGGAATTTCCATTTCCGAAGTTTGCAAGACCATTGTCGAAACGGTTCGGTATAAACTGGAAAGCATGACCGGTGTCAAAGTCCGGAAGATCAGTATTTCGGTGGAAGGCATCCGGATCTGA
- a CDS encoding PLP-dependent aminotransferase family protein, translating into MDQSAVHFAHRFDNVSGSAIREIFKIIAQPGMISFAGGNPSLNALPDRLVSELAVDVLAQNGKAILQYGATEGYAPFLESLHAYAADMLKCEIPAVLPVTGSTQAMDLLCKAMIDPGDTILVENPSFLGNLQCMKLYQANLVPVESDGDGLLPDDLEAKIRQHHPKMLYTIPTFQNPTGKTLPADRRRRIAELANEYHVVVAEDDPYRDLRYTGSPLPSIKSSDTDGWVMFLGSFSKIISPGLRVGFMAGDASIIRKCTVGKQSTDVHTANLNQAVVDQFIRRGLLPGHIASICAEYGKKMKLMLDQLSAFPGGVSYTKPEGGLFIWAELPENISALDMLTKAIDKKVAFVPGTHFCVGGGHENTIRLNFSNSTEEQIITGMGILKDLIAEAIR; encoded by the coding sequence ATGGACCAGTCCGCTGTTCATTTTGCCCACCGGTTTGACAATGTATCCGGAAGCGCTATCCGGGAAATCTTCAAGATCATTGCGCAGCCCGGCATGATCTCGTTTGCCGGCGGCAATCCTTCCCTCAATGCCCTTCCCGACAGGCTGGTTTCCGAGCTGGCCGTCGATGTCCTGGCACAGAACGGGAAAGCGATCCTGCAGTACGGGGCAACGGAGGGATACGCGCCTTTCCTGGAGAGCCTTCATGCTTATGCTGCGGATATGCTGAAGTGTGAAATCCCGGCCGTCCTGCCGGTTACCGGTTCCACCCAGGCGATGGACCTGCTCTGCAAGGCCATGATTGATCCCGGTGACACGATTCTGGTGGAAAATCCTTCCTTCCTGGGCAATCTCCAGTGCATGAAGCTTTATCAGGCCAACCTGGTGCCGGTGGAAAGCGATGGAGACGGGCTGCTTCCGGATGATCTCGAAGCGAAAATCCGGCAGCACCATCCCAAGATGCTCTACACGATTCCGACATTCCAGAACCCGACCGGGAAGACGCTTCCGGCAGACCGCCGCAGGCGTATTGCGGAGCTTGCCAATGAGTACCATGTCGTGGTGGCGGAGGATGATCCGTACCGTGATCTTCGCTATACAGGCTCTCCGCTTCCTTCCATCAAGAGTTCCGATACAGATGGATGGGTGATGTTCCTCGGCAGTTTCAGCAAGATCATTTCTCCCGGCCTGCGCGTCGGTTTCATGGCCGGCGATGCGTCCATCATCCGGAAATGCACGGTCGGCAAGCAGTCCACTGACGTCCATACAGCCAACCTGAACCAGGCGGTTGTGGACCAGTTCATTCGCCGCGGTCTGCTGCCGGGCCATATCGCTTCCATCTGCGCCGAGTACGGAAAGAAGATGAAGCTGATGCTGGACCAGCTTTCCGCATTCCCCGGCGGCGTCTCCTATACAAAGCCGGAAGGCGGCCTGTTCATCTGGGCGGAACTTCCGGAGAACATCAGCGCGCTTGACATGCTGACCAAAGCCATCGATAAAAAGGTTGCCTTTGTCCCCGGCACGCATTTCTGTGTCGGCGGCGGCCACGAAAACACCATTCGGCTGAACTTCTCCAACAGTACCGAAGAACAGATCATAACCGGCATGGGCATCCTGAAGGACCTGATTGCCGAAGCAATACGATAA